A portion of the Pedobacter cryoconitis genome contains these proteins:
- a CDS encoding SusC/RagA family TonB-linked outer membrane protein, which yields MKKTLQLTCLLLYASSHAFATVKSDHPKLLTPLMNIPGFSAADEVKGTVRDATGTTLPGVSVQVKGTKLVTQTNASGQYGITAKAGDIIVFSYIGYDKQEVTVGTQATVDIVMKSSAQELNTVVVTALGVKKSEKSLTYATQQISNKDLTTVKSDNLMNSLNGKIAGVAISPSASGVGGSAKVILRGNRSIAGNNQPLYVIDGVPMSNGSNSNSQPTNTMGGNTNVDGGDGISNLNPDDIESMSVLKGASASALYGSDAANGVIVITTKKGKAGKAIINYSSSLQVDNASFKPEFQNNYGQTSAGSTDSYGPKISNGNQDNLKQFFQTGTNFTNSINLSGGTENAQTYVSYANTAARGIQPGNKLSRHNFNMRETARFLDNKLTVDGNINYIAQKIDNTPGLGLYFNPLTGLYLFPRGNDITPYKNQYELGDQQGYNRQSWFVQKNDVQQNPWWITNRNLNFSNRNRILLNGSVKYDVNNWLSLQVRGNLDRTADSYEQDLYSGTTGVLSKENGQMILNNQTVEQKYGDFLATLTAPKMGDFKLDGILGTSIKDIRTTGVTIGAGQGLNTPNLFITQNTVLNSTVSNAKTLPANGNQLQSIFGNANLSYKDWAFLTVTGRNDWSSNLAFTPNGSYFYPSVGLTFILNQMFHLPDVISYAKVRGSYAEVGNSVPQYVTNPVNYTDDSGSIVVSTVAPFPKLKPEKTKSWEFGTDMRFFENKLSLSFSYYKSNTYNQFIQIAPSVATGYSIGYVNAGNVQNTGFEFMLGYNAIKTSDFEWNTSFNGSRNKNVIIDVASKEGINEFIMTGNYNNGYESHITTGGSYGDIYGKTLKRDDQGRILIGSNGTPITNGDFNYVGNSNPKFQLGWSNNFNYKNFSLSLLVDGKFGGQVMSITQAMLDEYGVSKVSGEARDRGFVSINGVDPNGKAVTQIDPQVWYKTIGGRNGVTGEYMYSATVVRLREASLGYTFPIKDKFVKNLKFAVTGRNLLYFYKKAPYDPELTLSTGNGLSGVDVFNQPAIRSLGFNLNVTF from the coding sequence ATGAAAAAAACATTACAATTGACGTGTTTACTACTTTACGCTTCGTCGCATGCATTTGCAACGGTAAAGTCAGATCATCCTAAACTATTAACTCCTTTAATGAACATTCCAGGTTTCTCTGCTGCCGATGAGGTAAAGGGAACAGTGCGTGATGCAACCGGAACAACTTTACCAGGGGTATCAGTGCAGGTCAAAGGGACTAAGCTGGTTACGCAAACCAATGCGTCCGGACAATATGGTATCACTGCTAAAGCGGGCGATATCATCGTTTTCTCTTATATAGGCTATGATAAACAAGAAGTCACAGTTGGCACCCAGGCGACTGTTGATATCGTGATGAAATCAAGTGCCCAGGAATTAAATACAGTAGTCGTAACAGCTTTAGGGGTTAAGAAATCAGAAAAGTCACTTACTTATGCTACCCAGCAGATCTCTAATAAAGATTTGACAACGGTAAAAAGTGATAACTTAATGAATTCATTAAACGGAAAAATTGCTGGTGTGGCAATTTCACCAAGTGCTTCTGGTGTGGGTGGTTCTGCAAAAGTAATTTTGCGTGGAAACAGATCAATCGCTGGGAACAATCAACCTTTATATGTGATTGATGGTGTACCTATGTCTAATGGTTCCAACAGTAACAGTCAGCCAACCAATACAATGGGTGGAAATACCAACGTAGACGGTGGTGACGGGATCTCCAATCTGAATCCTGATGATATTGAGAGCATGAGTGTACTAAAAGGTGCTTCTGCTTCTGCTTTATACGGAAGTGATGCCGCAAACGGTGTAATTGTGATTACGACTAAAAAAGGAAAAGCTGGAAAAGCAATTATCAATTACTCCAGCTCTTTACAAGTAGACAACGCTTCTTTCAAGCCAGAGTTTCAAAATAACTATGGACAAACTTCAGCAGGATCAACTGATAGTTATGGCCCGAAGATTTCTAATGGAAATCAGGATAACCTGAAACAGTTTTTTCAGACTGGAACAAACTTCACGAATTCGATCAACTTATCTGGAGGGACTGAAAATGCGCAGACGTATGTATCTTATGCAAATACAGCTGCCAGAGGAATTCAGCCTGGAAATAAGTTAAGCAGACATAACTTTAATATGCGCGAAACAGCACGTTTCCTGGATAATAAATTGACTGTTGACGGAAATATCAATTATATCGCACAAAAAATTGATAACACTCCTGGTCTTGGACTATATTTCAATCCACTTACAGGTTTATACCTTTTCCCTAGAGGAAATGATATCACTCCTTATAAAAATCAATACGAGCTTGGTGACCAGCAAGGTTACAACAGACAGAGTTGGTTTGTACAGAAGAATGATGTTCAGCAAAATCCATGGTGGATCACCAACCGCAACTTAAACTTCAGTAACAGAAACCGTATTTTATTAAACGGTAGTGTTAAATATGATGTAAACAACTGGTTAAGTTTACAAGTAAGAGGAAACTTAGACAGAACTGCTGATAGTTACGAACAGGATCTTTACTCAGGTACCACTGGCGTTCTTTCTAAAGAGAATGGACAGATGATCTTGAATAACCAGACTGTAGAACAAAAATATGGTGATTTCCTGGCTACTTTAACAGCGCCTAAAATGGGTGACTTTAAGCTTGACGGAATTTTGGGTACAAGTATTAAAGACATTCGTACCACTGGCGTTACTATCGGAGCTGGACAAGGGTTAAATACACCAAACCTATTTATCACGCAAAATACGGTGTTGAATTCAACAGTGAGTAATGCAAAAACTTTACCTGCAAATGGTAACCAATTGCAATCTATCTTCGGAAATGCCAACCTTTCTTATAAGGATTGGGCGTTTTTAACCGTAACTGGTAGAAATGACTGGTCTTCAAACCTTGCATTTACTCCGAACGGATCTTATTTCTACCCATCTGTTGGTCTTACATTCATCTTAAACCAGATGTTCCATCTGCCAGACGTAATTTCTTATGCTAAAGTAAGAGGTAGTTATGCAGAGGTTGGTAACAGTGTTCCGCAATATGTGACTAACCCGGTTAACTATACTGATGACAGTGGTTCAATTGTAGTAAGTACAGTAGCTCCTTTCCCAAAATTGAAGCCTGAAAAGACTAAATCATGGGAATTTGGTACGGACATGAGATTTTTCGAGAATAAATTAAGCTTAAGCTTCAGTTATTACAAGTCAAATACTTACAACCAGTTTATCCAGATTGCACCTTCGGTAGCTACAGGTTATTCTATTGGTTATGTAAATGCGGGTAACGTACAGAACACTGGTTTTGAATTTATGTTAGGTTATAATGCGATTAAAACCTCTGATTTTGAATGGAATACATCTTTCAATGGTTCGAGAAATAAAAACGTGATTATTGATGTGGCTTCTAAAGAAGGGATCAATGAATTTATAATGACCGGAAATTATAACAATGGTTATGAGTCTCACATTACTACTGGTGGTTCTTATGGCGATATTTATGGAAAGACGTTAAAACGTGATGACCAGGGCCGTATTTTAATTGGTTCAAATGGTACGCCGATCACGAATGGTGATTTTAATTATGTAGGTAATTCTAATCCTAAATTCCAATTGGGATGGAGTAACAATTTTAACTACAAAAATTTCAGCCTGAGCCTTCTTGTTGATGGAAAATTTGGTGGCCAGGTGATGTCGATCACTCAGGCAATGCTGGATGAATATGGTGTTTCAAAAGTAAGTGGTGAAGCGCGTGACCGTGGTTTTGTTTCCATCAATGGTGTGGATCCAAATGGAAAAGCAGTTACTCAGATCGATCCTCAGGTATGGTATAAAACCATCGGTGGAAGAAATGGTGTAACAGGTGAATATATGTACAGCGCTACGGTAGTACGTTTGCGTGAGGCATCTTTAGGTTATACCTTCCCAATCAAAGACAAGTTTGTTAAAAACTTGAAATTTGCAGTAACAGGAAGAAACCTATTGTATTTCTACAAGAAAGCTCCATATGATCCTGAACTTACACTTTCTACTGGAAACGGACTTTCAGGTGTTGATGTATTTAATCAGCCAGCTATCCGCAGTCTTGGTTTTAACCTTAATGTTACTTTCTAA
- a CDS encoding RNA polymerase sigma-70 factor, translated as MKPDLSPLWTKVCVEDDVKAFEVLYYLLFNKLIKFCIYYVGRKEVAEEIISDIFVRCWENRKAETVILNLETYLFTAVRNQSLKYIKKNANIHLVEIEPANEFQLMDNTNPEKQLENKELHHKLDEAIDKLPQQARIIFKLIKENGMKYKEVAEILEISPRTVQTQLFRAIDKLRISLKAYQHIYTKNKPDNNTIDLTVLIFFLHIFHFL; from the coding sequence TTGAAACCTGATTTATCTCCTTTATGGACAAAGGTTTGCGTGGAGGATGATGTTAAAGCTTTTGAAGTTTTATATTATCTTTTATTTAACAAGCTGATTAAATTCTGCATCTATTATGTAGGCAGAAAAGAAGTAGCCGAAGAGATTATCTCCGACATCTTTGTGAGATGCTGGGAAAACAGAAAAGCAGAAACAGTTATTCTGAACCTGGAGACCTATCTTTTTACAGCTGTCAGGAACCAATCCCTGAAGTATATTAAGAAAAATGCCAACATTCATTTAGTAGAAATTGAACCTGCTAATGAATTCCAGTTGATGGACAACACCAATCCTGAAAAACAGTTGGAAAATAAAGAATTGCACCATAAATTAGATGAGGCAATTGACAAGCTTCCGCAGCAGGCCCGGATCATCTTTAAGCTCATTAAAGAAAACGGGATGAAATACAAAGAAGTTGCGGAAATTCTGGAGATTTCACCAAGAACAGTACAAACACAATTATTCAGGGCAATAGATAAATTAAGGATAAGTCTTAAAGCTTATCAGCATATTTATACAAAAAATAAACCTGACAATAATACAATCGATTTAACAGTTTTAATATTTTTTTTACATATTTTTCATTTCTTGTAA
- a CDS encoding FecR family protein, with translation MTDQKFTELLSEKLSGEISADDDQGFMAMLAANEDYRREYESLSAYFQRKEQPYENIDIVFQQLKERINVVGSDPKPIFTPATAKRSFQQWYRIAAIFIFGLCTFLAYQFFKAKDAANLPVTMAWKKSANPGRQTSTLLLADGSKITLNAASEIKYPVSFKGKTREVYLTGEAFFDVAKDHQHPFIVHTKNISVKVLGTAFDVKSYPNESTTETILLRGKVEITLNKRPEKHLLLNPAEKFTLKHAADPGVEHLNGDIYSITPITYYKEDKNAILETSWMNNKLLFRNETFAELSLRLSRWYGVDFVFESAKLKDYRFTGEFEKESLAEALKALQFITPFDYKIQGKTIYLYPVK, from the coding sequence ATGACTGATCAAAAATTCACTGAATTACTTAGCGAAAAATTATCGGGTGAAATCTCCGCCGATGATGATCAGGGTTTTATGGCGATGCTTGCAGCAAACGAAGATTACAGACGTGAATATGAATCTTTAAGTGCCTATTTCCAAAGGAAGGAACAGCCTTATGAGAACATAGATATCGTATTTCAACAGCTCAAAGAACGGATCAATGTTGTTGGTTCAGACCCTAAACCGATTTTCACTCCGGCAACTGCCAAACGTTCATTTCAGCAATGGTACCGTATTGCAGCCATTTTTATTTTCGGCCTTTGTACTTTTTTAGCTTACCAGTTTTTCAAGGCAAAAGATGCAGCTAATCTTCCTGTAACTATGGCCTGGAAGAAATCAGCTAACCCGGGCAGGCAAACTTCTACACTTTTACTTGCCGATGGCAGTAAGATTACTTTAAACGCTGCGAGTGAAATTAAATATCCCGTATCATTTAAAGGCAAGACCAGAGAAGTCTATTTAACCGGTGAAGCATTTTTCGATGTCGCCAAAGATCACCAGCATCCATTCATCGTACATACCAAAAACATTAGCGTTAAAGTACTCGGTACAGCCTTTGATGTGAAATCTTATCCTAACGAAAGTACCACTGAAACTATCCTGCTAAGAGGAAAAGTAGAAATCACACTGAACAAAAGACCTGAAAAACATCTGCTGTTAAACCCTGCAGAGAAATTCACGTTAAAGCATGCAGCTGATCCAGGCGTTGAACATTTGAACGGAGACATTTACAGCATTACACCGATCACTTATTACAAAGAGGATAAGAATGCAATTCTGGAGACCTCATGGATGAATAACAAACTCCTTTTCAGAAATGAAACGTTCGCTGAACTGAGCTTGCGTTTATCGAGGTGGTATGGCGTAGATTTCGTCTTTGAGTCAGCTAAACTGAAGGATTATAGGTTTACCGGAGAATTTGAAAAAGAAAGTTTAGCAGAGGCTTTAAAAGCGTTACAGTTCATTACGCCCTTCGACTATAAAATACAAGGAAAAACTATCTATCTTTACCCTGTGAAATAA
- a CDS encoding SusC/RagA family TonB-linked outer membrane protein, translating to MKTVVKLLIFFALQVTLNAYSQIKVTLKLKSAGFEQVIDAIQNQTPYHFIYSETQIPTQKITLKVRGKEVFAALNQLLKGTGFTYKLLENNLIAIRPLTETVVSTLIRGRVTDENSAPIARTSVKVKGTVLSTQTDQNGGFSILTVPNSVLIFSQVGYQYREFPLKDLTSVQISMRPLQNDLDEVMITALNIPKEERKIGYAISAISGYSLTKARESNIVNALEGQIAGLNISGVNGGPSSSARILLRGAASMTAGSPLFVVNGVPIDNTQRGSANEYGGPDYGDGISNINPDDVETITVLKGSAASALYGARAANGVILITIKSAKKNAGAAIEYNTNLSFDKVINNTDFQYIYGQGTQNKRPGTVAAAVASGLYSWGEKLDGQPTIQFDGNMHPYSAVKDNIQKFYRIAPAFTNTISINHGGQNGSVHLSASNLNQQATIRNSSLDRKTVNLYTTHDLTRNLSFTFNGNYIREYNKNRSYLSDGPLNANYGIAALATNINQATLSPGYNLKTGAETPWNDDEYKTNPYFILNRQADYSSRNRFISSASAQYKFNDWIYLQARLGYDKSNDDILSVIPTGAAFSVNGEGGINSLKKSSISELNSDFLLAANRNLSQDLKLDVSVGTNFRKREVESASLMGSRFIVPYLYTASNLITVINNNTYAKIVTESAYYTADLNYKNYLNLSATGRYDVYSTLPRNNRGIFVPGVSASFVFSDLLKLKGLNYGKLRASFAKTSGEPIQPYTTQTYYSTTSDINGVPLGNFSRDLPNYNLRPFTLNEFETGINLKMLNNRLFFDFNYFHRITNNEIINAKQSVTSGFTSAYVNLGTTRNTGVEILLQGIVIDHKDFKWRTGFNISHIDNRLLSIDGTSKYALAGTYRPLNAYTAMVVGKPITQIMAYDYLRDAKGNISIGSDGIPMRGDLKAMGSTLPNVYGGFSNNIYYKNFNFSMLIDFKYGNKILSATENYSYVFGLNKATLEGRETGIIAPGVHPDGTVNTTNVPAYSYYPQLATNISALSVLNGSFIKVRQVTLGYTIPANSLRRTPFSTISIDLVARNLFTLVKYTKNIDPESEFSSSLNYAGIEGASFPATRTFGINVNFKFQQGKKP from the coding sequence ATGAAGACCGTAGTCAAACTGCTGATTTTTTTTGCGCTGCAGGTTACCCTGAATGCCTATTCACAGATTAAGGTAACACTAAAATTGAAATCTGCTGGTTTTGAACAGGTTATTGATGCCATACAAAATCAAACTCCCTATCATTTTATTTATAGCGAAACACAGATCCCAACTCAGAAAATTACGCTGAAAGTTCGCGGGAAGGAAGTCTTTGCCGCGCTAAATCAACTCTTGAAAGGCACCGGTTTTACCTACAAATTACTGGAAAATAACCTGATTGCAATCAGGCCACTCACAGAAACCGTGGTCAGCACGCTGATCAGAGGAAGAGTCACTGATGAGAATTCGGCCCCTATCGCACGGACTTCCGTTAAAGTAAAAGGCACAGTGCTAAGTACTCAAACAGACCAGAATGGGGGATTTTCTATCCTTACTGTCCCAAATTCAGTATTGATATTCAGCCAGGTCGGTTATCAGTACCGCGAGTTCCCCCTCAAAGACCTGACCTCAGTACAGATTTCAATGCGTCCATTACAAAATGATCTTGATGAAGTAATGATTACTGCTTTAAATATCCCGAAAGAAGAACGAAAAATCGGCTATGCCATTTCTGCTATTAGCGGCTATTCTTTAACAAAAGCAAGAGAATCAAATATTGTCAACGCGCTGGAAGGACAAATTGCCGGCCTGAATATCAGCGGTGTAAATGGCGGTCCCAGTTCATCTGCAAGAATATTACTCCGTGGAGCAGCAAGTATGACTGCCGGCTCTCCTTTATTTGTAGTGAACGGGGTTCCAATTGACAATACACAGAGAGGGAGCGCCAATGAATATGGAGGGCCAGATTATGGAGATGGGATCAGCAATATCAATCCAGACGATGTGGAAACGATAACCGTTTTAAAAGGCTCGGCAGCCTCAGCACTTTATGGAGCGCGTGCAGCAAATGGTGTAATCCTGATTACGATTAAAAGTGCAAAGAAAAACGCTGGAGCTGCCATAGAATATAATACCAATCTATCTTTTGATAAAGTCATTAACAATACAGACTTTCAATACATTTATGGACAGGGTACACAAAATAAGCGGCCCGGAACTGTTGCTGCTGCCGTGGCATCCGGTTTATACAGCTGGGGGGAAAAACTGGATGGCCAGCCAACCATTCAGTTTGACGGCAATATGCATCCTTATTCCGCAGTAAAAGATAATATTCAAAAATTCTACCGGATAGCGCCGGCTTTTACCAATACCATTTCAATAAATCATGGTGGCCAGAATGGTTCTGTTCACTTGTCAGCTTCCAATCTTAACCAGCAAGCTACGATCAGAAATAGCAGTTTAGACCGAAAAACAGTTAACCTTTATACTACACATGACCTGACCCGAAATTTAAGTTTCACTTTTAACGGAAATTATATCCGCGAGTATAATAAAAACAGGTCTTATCTGAGTGACGGTCCTTTGAATGCAAATTATGGTATTGCTGCACTGGCAACAAACATAAACCAAGCAACGCTGTCCCCCGGATATAACCTGAAAACGGGTGCTGAAACTCCATGGAATGACGATGAATATAAAACCAATCCTTATTTCATCCTTAACCGACAGGCGGATTATTCAAGCCGCAACCGCTTTATCTCCTCTGCTTCTGCTCAATATAAATTCAACGACTGGATTTACCTGCAAGCCAGATTGGGATATGATAAAAGTAATGATGATATCCTGAGTGTTATTCCAACAGGAGCCGCCTTTTCTGTGAATGGAGAAGGAGGCATCAACTCGTTGAAAAAATCCAGTATTTCTGAATTAAACAGCGACTTTTTACTGGCAGCGAACAGAAATCTGAGCCAGGATCTTAAACTGGATGTTTCTGTAGGAACCAATTTCCGGAAAAGGGAAGTCGAATCGGCAAGCTTAATGGGTTCCAGGTTCATTGTTCCTTATCTGTATACCGCTTCCAATCTGATTACTGTCATTAACAATAATACCTATGCGAAGATAGTTACAGAATCGGCCTATTATACAGCAGATTTAAATTATAAAAACTACCTGAATTTATCCGCAACAGGCAGATATGATGTTTATTCTACCCTCCCCCGTAATAACAGAGGCATATTCGTTCCAGGTGTTTCGGCAAGTTTCGTTTTTTCTGACCTGCTGAAATTAAAGGGACTGAATTATGGTAAATTAAGAGCGAGTTTTGCAAAAACCAGTGGAGAGCCCATACAACCTTATACCACACAAACTTATTATTCAACCACCAGTGATATCAACGGAGTTCCATTAGGTAATTTTTCCAGAGATCTGCCTAACTATAACCTCCGTCCTTTCACCTTGAATGAATTTGAAACCGGGATTAATCTAAAAATGCTGAATAACCGTTTGTTCTTTGATTTCAATTATTTCCACCGGATTACAAATAACGAGATTATCAATGCCAAACAATCTGTAACCTCGGGCTTCACTTCTGCCTATGTCAATTTAGGGACAACCCGTAATACCGGAGTTGAAATACTTTTACAGGGAATTGTGATTGACCACAAAGATTTCAAATGGAGAACAGGCTTTAATATAAGTCATATTGATAACCGTCTGCTATCAATTGATGGTACGAGTAAGTATGCTTTAGCTGGTACTTACAGGCCATTAAATGCGTATACAGCCATGGTTGTTGGAAAACCAATTACACAGATTATGGCTTACGATTATCTGCGTGATGCCAAAGGAAATATAAGCATTGGTTCTGATGGTATACCCATGCGCGGGGATCTGAAAGCGATGGGCAGCACCCTTCCCAACGTTTATGGCGGTTTCAGTAATAATATTTATTATAAGAATTTCAACTTCTCCATGCTGATTGATTTTAAATACGGAAATAAGATTTTGTCAGCAACAGAAAATTATTCTTACGTATTTGGGTTGAATAAAGCAACGCTCGAAGGAAGAGAAACAGGTATTATAGCGCCCGGTGTGCATCCTGATGGTACAGTGAATACAACAAATGTTCCTGCCTATAGTTATTATCCGCAGCTGGCTACAAATATCTCCGCATTATCAGTGCTGAATGGTAGTTTTATCAAGGTCAGACAAGTTACGCTCGGTTATACAATCCCTGCAAACAGTTTGAGAAGAACACCTTTCAGTACGATTTCCATTGACTTGGTTGCAAGAAACTTATTTACACTAGTCAAATACACTAAAAATATCGACCCTGAGTCTGAGTTCTCTTCCAGCTTGAACTATGCTGGTATTGAGGGGGCTTCTTTTCCCGCTACCCGGACTTTCGGTATCAATGTCAATTTCAAATTTCAACAAGGAAAAAAACCATGA
- a CDS encoding SusD/RagB family nutrient-binding outer membrane lipoprotein: MKKYTIFLLSFLIATQFSCSKAQLDKINTDPTKLPGELYNPDALLSTAQFKSSNKGYYQLLYQSTMMQLLASTYVYYNNGDKYVNAGSFTDYQGRIFEEGYADASTIREMQRLAKEKDPVAYSNLIHIGDIMFVLILQRITDTYGDVPYSQASKAREGIKYPVYDRQEDVYKAMLADLDQAINGLDPAKPKPTADLFYQGDITKWKKFGYSLMLRVAMRLTKVAPDLARPWVEKAAAGTFSDSHDNAIVITDESNLDGQNGTSLALRTVSDYREVRWSKTLIDELRKNNDPRLGVIAEVPQNGLANNINENLAGNTDVAVQTGLPNGYDLSGGRFDISNYAGYPGGTGTGADFAPLGKYSRPRTAVYLKLGGPNFVMTYAEVELLKAEAKLRGWNISGTAAGHYANGLRGGLEAMAQLDQVAAIPDAVISAYVADHPLDESSQAKSFEMINTQYWVSTGTCFNFIESWLNWKRSGYPVLAPVNYPSNVTNATIPRRLIYLSTEILNNTDNYKEAVSRLPGGDLLTSRIWWDR; the protein is encoded by the coding sequence ATGAAGAAGTATACTATTTTCCTGCTAAGTTTTTTAATCGCTACCCAGTTTAGCTGCAGTAAGGCGCAGCTGGATAAAATCAATACTGACCCGACAAAATTACCTGGTGAATTGTATAATCCTGATGCACTGCTTTCGACTGCTCAATTCAAATCTTCTAATAAAGGATACTATCAATTGCTCTATCAAAGTACAATGATGCAGCTATTAGCCTCTACTTATGTTTATTATAACAATGGGGATAAGTATGTGAATGCGGGTAGTTTTACAGATTATCAGGGTAGAATCTTTGAAGAAGGTTATGCAGATGCTTCTACCATCAGGGAAATGCAGCGTCTTGCTAAAGAGAAAGATCCTGTGGCCTATTCCAATCTGATTCATATCGGTGATATCATGTTTGTCCTGATTTTACAACGGATTACTGATACTTACGGTGATGTACCCTATTCGCAGGCTTCAAAAGCAAGAGAAGGGATTAAATACCCGGTATACGACCGGCAAGAGGATGTTTATAAAGCTATGCTGGCCGACCTCGATCAAGCGATTAATGGTTTAGATCCGGCGAAACCGAAACCAACAGCAGATCTGTTTTATCAGGGAGATATTACCAAATGGAAGAAATTTGGTTATTCGCTGATGTTAAGAGTGGCCATGCGTTTAACAAAGGTTGCGCCTGATTTGGCAAGACCCTGGGTAGAGAAAGCGGCAGCAGGAACATTTTCTGATAGTCATGACAATGCGATAGTCATCACTGATGAGTCCAATCTTGATGGTCAGAACGGAACATCCCTGGCTTTACGCACAGTGTCTGATTATAGAGAGGTACGCTGGAGCAAAACACTGATCGATGAGCTGAGAAAGAACAATGATCCCAGATTGGGGGTGATTGCTGAGGTCCCACAAAATGGTCTGGCGAATAATATCAATGAAAATCTTGCGGGGAATACTGATGTAGCGGTCCAAACTGGTTTACCCAATGGTTATGATTTGTCTGGTGGCAGGTTTGACATCAGCAATTATGCAGGATATCCTGGTGGGACTGGAACAGGTGCTGATTTCGCCCCGCTTGGAAAGTATTCAAGACCCCGCACGGCAGTTTACTTAAAGTTGGGAGGGCCGAATTTTGTCATGACTTATGCAGAGGTTGAGTTATTGAAGGCCGAAGCAAAGCTAAGAGGCTGGAATATTTCAGGGACTGCAGCCGGACATTACGCAAATGGTTTAAGGGGAGGATTAGAGGCAATGGCACAGCTGGATCAGGTTGCGGCAATTCCGGATGCAGTAATTAGTGCGTATGTAGCGGATCACCCGCTGGATGAATCGAGCCAGGCAAAGTCTTTTGAAATGATCAATACGCAGTATTGGGTGAGCACAGGTACTTGTTTTAATTTTATAGAGAGCTGGTTGAACTGGAAAAGATCAGGTTATCCTGTACTTGCCCCAGTTAATTATCCAAGCAATGTGACGAACGCAACGATTCCAAGAAGATTGATTTATTTATCTACAGAAATATTAAATAATACTGATAATTATAAGGAAGCCGTGAGCAGATTACCAGGGGGGGATTTACTGACTTCAAGAATTTGGTGGGATAGATAA
- the nusG gene encoding transcription termination/antitermination protein NusG, giving the protein MKNFTNGWYVIYTQSRYEKKVCDSLESLNIQFFLPVTKKLKIWSDRKKYVDTPLFPSYVFIYLNDKMDLFRAQNITGVLSYVRMGKEPVKVCENVIMDLKLVLKNETDIEVSDMYFKPGQKINIQQGPLKGLSCEIIQIMGRKKMLVRGGVIERNIIIPYIQDHYIYSN; this is encoded by the coding sequence ATGAAAAATTTTACCAATGGTTGGTATGTCATCTACACACAATCTCGCTATGAAAAAAAGGTGTGCGATTCTCTTGAAAGCCTGAACATCCAATTCTTTCTGCCGGTAACTAAAAAGCTTAAAATATGGAGCGACCGGAAAAAGTATGTTGATACACCACTTTTTCCTTCCTATGTATTTATATATCTGAACGATAAAATGGACTTATTCCGCGCACAAAATATAACGGGTGTTTTATCCTATGTAAGAATGGGAAAGGAACCAGTAAAAGTTTGTGAAAATGTAATTATGGATTTAAAATTAGTCTTGAAAAATGAAACTGATATAGAAGTATCGGATATGTATTTTAAACCAGGCCAGAAAATAAATATCCAGCAGGGGCCACTTAAAGGTTTGTCTTGTGAAATCATTCAAATAATGGGAAGAAAAAAGATGTTGGTCCGGGGTGGTGTGATAGAGAGAAATATAATCATTCCCTATATTCAGGATCACTATATTTACAGCAATTAA